The DNA segment TCCGCTTATAAACATATTCTCAAAGAACATGAAATCCCCCTTAATCCCCCTTTGATAAAGGGGGATTAAGGGGGATTTAAATCATAGCTGCTCAATAACCTGTGGATTTTACACTACCGCTGAAGTTTTTTACTTGATTTGAATAGCTTGGTAGGATATAATATTTTTTGGATAAAAGATTAAAGGAAGGAAAGCAAAGAAAGTTGAAGGTTTTAATTTAATGCAAGCTACGATTATTCTTGGAAGTAAATCAGATAGACTGATTGCAGATAAAGTAGAAGAAGTTTTGAAAGAGTTTGGTATTGAGTATGAGATAAGAGTAGCCTCAGCCCACAGAACGCCTGAATTAGTTAAAGAAATAGTTGAAAAGAGTAATGCTGAAGTTTTTATTGCTATTGCTGGCTTATCTGCTGCTTTGCCAGGAGCGGTTGCCTCTTTAACAATTAAACCAGTGATAGGAGTTCCCGTAAGCGGAAAATTAAACATTGACTCCATCTTGTCAATAGCCCAAATGCCGCCAGGAATTGCCGTGGCTACTGTTGGCTTGGACAATGGAACAAATGCTGGTTTATTGGCAGTGCAAATGTTAGCCTTAAAAGATAAAAAATTGCAGGAAAAATTCATTGACTCTAGAAAAAAAATGAAGGAAAAAATCTTAAAAGATGATGAAGAAGTAAGAAAAATTTAAAAAAAGTTACCTTTGGCTTGACAAATTCTACAATAATAATTGACAATAATAGATATTATATTATTATTATAATAATTGCTGGACAAAATCTAGAAAATAATGATAAAGGATAAATTTTATGGTATGATTCTAAAAAGAGAACTATGATAAAAAGTATGACTGGTTTAGGTAAAAGTGAAGATGAATATTTTAAAGTAGAGATTAAATCTTTAAATCATAAGTATTTTGAACCCTATGTTCATTTGCCTAATAAGCTTTCTTGTTTAGAAAACCTGATTATAGAAAAATTAAAGCCTTATCTAACCCGAGGCAAGGTAGATGTTTTTGTAAATTATAAATCAAATGCAGAAGAAAAGATACCTTTAGATATAAATAGAGCTAGTGCTTATTTAAATAAATGGAATGAATTAAGTAAGTTATTAAAATTAGAAAATGATATAAAACTTTCTGATTTAGTTAGTCTAAAAGATATTTATAGTTTAAATGAGCTTGATGGTCAAGAGATAGAAAACTCTTGGTTAAAGTTAGATAAATTAATTACTACGGCCTTAATAGACTTAGATCAATCAAGAGCTCGAGAAGGAGAAAGATTATTAGAAGATTTAAAGAAGATCTTAAGGAAAATAAGAAAAACTTCTCAAGAAATCGAGGATGATGCAGATAAGGTTTTAGCAAAGAAAAAAGAAGAGCTTTGTCAAAAACTAAAAGAACTTTCATTAAATTTAGAGCTCTACGAAGAACGTATTGCCTTAGAAATTGCTCTTTATGTTAATAAGTGTGACATTAATGAAGAATTAGTACGAATAAAGAGCCACCTTAAAGAGATAATTATTTTTTTTCAAAAGAAGGAACCCATAGGAAGGAAGTTAGAGTTTATTGGCCAAGAGTTAAGTAGAGAGATAAATACTATTGGGTCCAAAGCAGGAATGTATGAGATTACCAAGAAAGTGATCTTGCTTAAGAGCGAATTAGAAAGATTTAAAGAACAAGTAAGGAATATAGAATAATATTGTCAGCTGTTAGGTACCAACGTTCAGGTATCAGCCTAAAATCGCTGTTCCTCTAATTCCCGAGATAAATCTTCTGCCGACAGCTGACGGCTGAACGTTTACTATTATTTATATTTAAAGGAAAATTATGAAACTATTGAATATAGGTTTTGGAAATGTTGTGGCAACCTCAAGGATAGTTTGTATTACTTCTCCAGAATCTTCTCCTATGAAAAGAATGAAAGAGCAAGCAAGAAAAGAAGGTAGATTGATTGATGCTACCTATGGCAGAAAGACACGAGCCATTATTGTTACTGATAGCAATCATATAATTTTATCTTCAGTCCAGTCAGAAACTATGGCTGAGAGATGGCAAGAATCCTTTGAAGGATAACAAGGGTAACAAATGGCTGGTTTAATTATAGTGATTTCTGCTCCTTCGGGAACAGGAAAGACTACTATCTGTAAACACTTATTAAAAGAATTTACTCAAATTAAGCATTCTGTCTCTTATACTACTCGTCTCCCTCGGGCTAATGAAGTAGAGGGAGAAAGTTATTGCTTTGTAAGTAAAGAAGAATTTGATAAAATGGTGGTTAGCGGCCAGTTAGCGGAATGGGCTAAAGTGCATGGTAACTATTATGGCACCTCTTTGGAGCACTTAAATAAGATAAAAGAAGAAGGTTGTGATGCAATTTTATCTATTGATGTTCAAGGTGGGCTAAGTATTAAGAAGAAGTGCGAAAATGCAAGCTTAATATTTATTATTCCTCCTTCTCTAAATGAACTCAGAAACAGATTAGAAAAAAGAAATACCGAAGAATTAGAACACTTAGAAAGTCGATTAAGGTGTGCTCACGAAGAGGTAAAGCATATCTTTAAATATGACTATTTTTTAATTAATCATGATCTTGAGGAAACAATAAATAATTTAAAATCTATTATTATTGCTGAAAGACACAAGATTGCTCATCTTCCAGAAAGTTTATTATAAAATGAAAGTTCTTGGTATCTTCCATTGCTTTTTTACTCGGTCTAAAGCTTCTGGTCTTTAATTTAGTAAACTTTTGGCTGAATGTTCACATCTAAACTTTTTTAAAGGAGGTTTTGGTTGGTTATCAATAATGAGGACTGCAAGATAGAAAATCCACATTTATTAATTTTGGCTATTGCAAAAAGGATTCGTCAGATAACAAAAAGAAGTTCTCTGTCAGTTAATAATAATAAATATAAAAAGCTTATTTCCCTTGTTTTAGAGGAGATTAAGGAGAAAAAGATAAGTTTTATTATGGAAAAATAAGGTGGGTAAGATAATTGCTAGAAGGAAAAAAGATAATCTTAGGTGTTACCGGTAGTATAGCTGCTTATAAATCTGCTTTATTATTAAGTGAGTTAAAAAGATTAAAGGCAGATGTCTGGGTAGTGATGACTAATGCTGCTACTTCATTTATTACTCCTCTTACTCTTCAAACTTTATCAAAGAATAAGGTCTATCTAAATTTATTTGATTCTGCCCCTTCTTTTATTCCAGAACATATCTCTTTAAATCAAGGAACTAGTTTAATCTTAATTGCTCCTGCTACCGCTAATACCATCTCTAAGATTTCTTTGGGTATAGCTGATAATTTGCTTTCTACTTTAGTCTTATCTTCCACTGTTCCTAAAATACTTGCTCCCGCCATGAATGAAGCTATGTATTTAAATCCTATCTTTCAAGAAAATTTATTAAGATTAGTCAAGATGGGCTATATTTTGGTAGATCCAGAATGTGGAAGATTAGCTTGTGAAAAAGAAGGAAAAGGTCGCATGGGTAGTATAGAAAGGATTATAGAAGAGGTAAAAAAGGTTTCGACCAAGCAAGAACTTCCCTTAAAAGATAGGAGAATATTAATTACCGCTGGGCCTACCAGAGAACCCCTGGATACGGTTCGTTATCTTAGTAATCGTTCTTCAGGAAAGATGGGCTATGCCTTAGCGGAAGAAGCTCAAAGATTAGGAGGAAGAGTTACTTTAATTTCAGGACCTTCTTCTCTTCCTCCTTTAAAAGAAGGGGTAAAGTTCATTAAAGTAACTACTGCTCTTGAGATGAGGGAGGTAGTCTTAAATGAGTTTGATCCTCAGGAAATAGTTATCTTTGCCGCTGCCGTTAGTGATTTTCGTTCCAAAGTAGTCCAGAACGGTAAAATAAGAAAGAAAGAACTGCTTCTTAGGATAGAACTGGTAGAAAATCCTGATATCTTAAAGGAATTAGGGTCAAGAAAGAAAGAAAAAATCTTAGTTGGGTTTGCGGCTGAAGATTCCGATGACCTTCAAAGAGCGGTGGTGAAATTAGAAGAAAAGAACTTAGATTTCATTGTCTTTAATAATATTAGTCGAGAAGATACTGGATTTGAAAGTGACACCAATCAGGTTAAGATTATCAGAAAAGATAAAAGCTTAAAGGAACTTCCCTTGTTGAGCAAACAAGAGACTTCTAAAGAGATCTTTAAAGAGATTATTAATTTAATAAATAATAAATAATAAATAAATGGAATTTGAAAAAAC comes from the bacterium genome and includes:
- the purE gene encoding 5-(carboxyamino)imidazole ribonucleotide mutase produces the protein MQATIILGSKSDRLIADKVEEVLKEFGIEYEIRVASAHRTPELVKEIVEKSNAEVFIAIAGLSAALPGAVASLTIKPVIGVPVSGKLNIDSILSIAQMPPGIAVATVGLDNGTNAGLLAVQMLALKDKKLQEKFIDSRKKMKEKILKDDEEVRKI
- a CDS encoding YicC family protein codes for the protein MIKSMTGLGKSEDEYFKVEIKSLNHKYFEPYVHLPNKLSCLENLIIEKLKPYLTRGKVDVFVNYKSNAEEKIPLDINRASAYLNKWNELSKLLKLENDIKLSDLVSLKDIYSLNELDGQEIENSWLKLDKLITTALIDLDQSRAREGERLLEDLKKILRKIRKTSQEIEDDADKVLAKKKEELCQKLKELSLNLELYEERIALEIALYVNKCDINEELVRIKSHLKEIIIFFQKKEPIGRKLEFIGQELSREINTIGSKAGMYEITKKVILLKSELERFKEQVRNIE
- a CDS encoding DUF370 domain-containing protein codes for the protein MMKLLNIGFGNVVATSRIVCITSPESSPMKRMKEQARKEGRLIDATYGRKTRAIIVTDSNHIILSSVQSETMAERWQESFEG
- the gmk gene encoding guanylate kinase; translated protein: MAGLIIVISAPSGTGKTTICKHLLKEFTQIKHSVSYTTRLPRANEVEGESYCFVSKEEFDKMVVSGQLAEWAKVHGNYYGTSLEHLNKIKEEGCDAILSIDVQGGLSIKKKCENASLIFIIPPSLNELRNRLEKRNTEELEHLESRLRCAHEEVKHIFKYDYFLINHDLEETINNLKSIIIAERHKIAHLPESLL
- a CDS encoding DNA-directed RNA polymerase subunit omega codes for the protein MVINNEDCKIENPHLLILAIAKRIRQITKRSSLSVNNNKYKKLISLVLEEIKEKKISFIMEK
- the coaBC gene encoding bifunctional phosphopantothenoylcysteine decarboxylase/phosphopantothenate--cysteine ligase CoaBC encodes the protein MLEGKKIILGVTGSIAAYKSALLLSELKRLKADVWVVMTNAATSFITPLTLQTLSKNKVYLNLFDSAPSFIPEHISLNQGTSLILIAPATANTISKISLGIADNLLSTLVLSSTVPKILAPAMNEAMYLNPIFQENLLRLVKMGYILVDPECGRLACEKEGKGRMGSIERIIEEVKKVSTKQELPLKDRRILITAGPTREPLDTVRYLSNRSSGKMGYALAEEAQRLGGRVTLISGPSSLPPLKEGVKFIKVTTALEMREVVLNEFDPQEIVIFAAAVSDFRSKVVQNGKIRKKELLLRIELVENPDILKELGSRKKEKILVGFAAEDSDDLQRAVVKLEEKNLDFIVFNNISREDTGFESDTNQVKIIRKDKSLKELPLLSKQETSKEIFKEIINLINNK